A window of Rubricoccus marinus contains these coding sequences:
- a CDS encoding OmpA family protein → MTHRLSFPLFLIALLMTSVASAQVIGTRYDTDGGSSGVRIGIGVGASVYNGPNTLYPLDNVVQENVTEVKPAVTAFVGLPLGGDRLYGRLLAGLLNIGADSDNEIARQGGNPFLTNEQALAEVDLLFNLASPRTSSVVPYVYTGIGAIIADPFGRDDVADALDRDRVAYVLPVGIGVDLNLSRNLSLFGEASYRFPLNNVGQGARVAADFFELCDGDPDCIAKCEADPTDPACVLGDGDSLFDTKFGSALLTGGLRLGFGARSPAPVEYIPPVPTREVIVERETIYVEPEPLVCDLVELNSIYFDHGSSSLSMRAQDLLGENVELLLDNSACCVFLDAYTDTSEHDRFGMGLAGRRAQAVYDYYLTQGVAASRLQIRNRGVASPSCDKEDPGVGCSRNRRVDSVPMDCERFRLMLENGGQ, encoded by the coding sequence ATGACACACCGTCTCTCATTTCCCCTCTTTCTGATCGCCTTGCTCATGACGAGCGTGGCGTCTGCACAAGTCATCGGCACGCGCTATGACACCGACGGCGGTAGCTCCGGTGTCCGCATTGGCATAGGTGTCGGCGCATCCGTGTACAACGGCCCCAACACTCTCTACCCGCTCGACAACGTCGTGCAGGAGAATGTGACCGAGGTCAAACCCGCTGTTACGGCCTTCGTAGGGCTCCCCCTCGGTGGAGACCGCCTGTACGGGCGCCTGTTGGCGGGCTTGTTGAACATCGGCGCGGACAGCGACAACGAGATCGCGCGGCAGGGCGGCAACCCGTTCCTCACCAACGAGCAGGCGCTTGCCGAGGTAGACCTCCTCTTCAACCTCGCATCGCCACGTACCTCCAGCGTAGTGCCTTACGTCTACACGGGTATTGGCGCCATCATCGCAGATCCCTTTGGAAGGGACGATGTCGCAGATGCGTTGGACCGCGACCGTGTCGCATACGTTCTGCCGGTCGGTATTGGGGTGGACCTCAACCTCTCGCGCAACCTCTCCCTGTTTGGTGAAGCCAGCTACCGCTTCCCTCTGAACAACGTCGGTCAGGGAGCACGAGTCGCGGCCGACTTCTTCGAGCTCTGCGACGGTGACCCGGACTGCATCGCGAAGTGTGAGGCCGATCCAACGGACCCCGCGTGTGTCCTCGGAGACGGTGACAGCCTGTTCGACACCAAGTTCGGCTCCGCCCTCCTTACGGGTGGACTGCGCCTCGGCTTCGGAGCCCGCTCCCCCGCCCCCGTCGAGTACATCCCACCGGTTCCAACGCGGGAAGTCATCGTGGAGCGCGAGACGATTTACGTGGAGCCAGAACCACTGGTCTGTGACCTTGTCGAGCTCAACTCGATCTATTTCGACCACGGCTCGTCTAGCCTGTCGATGCGGGCGCAAGATCTCCTTGGTGAGAACGTCGAACTGCTGCTCGACAACTCCGCTTGCTGTGTATTCCTGGATGCCTACACCGACACGTCAGAGCACGACCGCTTCGGAATGGGTCTGGCGGGACGCCGCGCTCAGGCCGTCTACGACTACTACCTGACGCAGGGGGTCGCTGCCAGCCGCCTCCAGATCCGCAACCGCGGCGTCGCGTCGCCCTCGTGCGACAAGGAAGACCCCGGCGTTGGCTGCAGCCGCAACCGGCGTGTGGACTCCGTGCCGATGGACTGCGAGCGCTTCCGCCTCATGCTGGAAAACGGCGGGCAGTAG
- a CDS encoding ECF-type sigma factor codes for MPSADVTALLADSRNGDSSASDRLLGAVYDELHRLAQIHRSRSRRDGTLNTTALVHEAYLKLVDGDRLPFDGRAHFFAAAARAMRQVIVDDARKRNRVKRGGGERPTSLDRVGEIRADEPADEILALDEALKRFEEIDPRAARVVECRYFAGLTVEETAEALGISPTTVKREWVAARAWLYRALAEA; via the coding sequence ATGCCTTCTGCCGACGTCACGGCCTTGCTTGCGGACTCCCGCAACGGAGACTCCAGCGCGTCCGACCGGCTTCTGGGCGCGGTGTACGACGAGTTGCACCGGCTCGCGCAGATCCACCGCTCCCGCTCCCGACGCGATGGCACGCTCAACACGACTGCGCTCGTCCACGAGGCCTACCTCAAGCTCGTAGATGGAGACCGGCTGCCCTTCGACGGCCGCGCTCATTTTTTCGCCGCGGCGGCACGCGCCATGCGGCAGGTGATCGTGGACGACGCGCGCAAGCGCAACCGGGTCAAGCGAGGAGGCGGGGAGCGGCCCACGTCACTCGACCGCGTCGGCGAGATCCGCGCGGACGAACCGGCAGACGAGATCCTGGCCCTGGACGAAGCCCTTAAACGCTTTGAAGAGATCGACCCGCGCGCAGCGCGAGTCGTCGAATGCCGCTACTTCGCGGGCCTGACGGTCGAGGAAACGGCGGAAGCGCTGGGCATCTCCCCCACGACCGTCAAGCGCGAGTGGGTGGCCGCACGCGCGTGGCTGTACCGCGCCCTTGCCGAGGCATGA